One genomic region from Streptomyces sp. NBC_00582 encodes:
- a CDS encoding SDR family oxidoreductase produces MTDVETPAYVPGHGLLAGRTAVITAAAGAGIGGATARRFLQEGARVLISDAHTRRLKEYEAELAGEFGAASVAAAPCDVTDDRQVRALFDAAVQTHGRLDVVVNNAGLGGTAPLVDMTDDQWTRVLDVTLNGTFRCTRAALRHLRDTGGGVIVNNASVVGWRAQAGQAHYAAAKAGVMALTRCAAIEAAAYGVRVNAVAPSLAMHPHLVKVTTPELLRELTAREAFGRYAEPWEVANVIVFLASGYSSYMTGETVSVSSQHA; encoded by the coding sequence ATGACAGACGTCGAGACTCCGGCGTACGTGCCCGGGCACGGACTGCTCGCGGGCCGCACCGCCGTCATCACGGCGGCGGCCGGCGCGGGCATCGGCGGCGCGACCGCCCGGCGCTTCCTCCAGGAGGGCGCCCGCGTCCTGATCAGCGACGCCCACACCCGGCGCCTGAAGGAGTACGAGGCCGAGCTGGCCGGCGAGTTCGGCGCGGCCTCGGTCGCCGCCGCCCCCTGTGACGTCACCGACGACCGCCAGGTCCGCGCCCTGTTCGACGCGGCCGTTCAGACGCACGGACGGCTCGACGTCGTCGTCAACAACGCCGGACTCGGCGGCACCGCCCCCCTCGTCGACATGACCGACGACCAGTGGACCCGCGTCCTCGACGTCACCCTCAACGGCACCTTCCGCTGCACCCGCGCCGCCCTGCGGCACCTGCGGGACACCGGCGGCGGGGTGATCGTCAACAACGCCTCCGTCGTCGGCTGGCGTGCCCAGGCCGGACAGGCCCACTACGCCGCCGCCAAGGCCGGGGTGATGGCGCTGACCCGCTGCGCGGCGATCGAGGCCGCCGCGTACGGGGTGCGGGTCAACGCCGTCGCCCCGAGCCTCGCCATGCACCCGCACCTGGTCAAGGTCACCACCCCCGAACTGCTCCGGGAACTCACCGCGCGCGAGGCCTTCGGCCGGTACGCCGAACCCTGGGAGGTCGCCAACGTGATCGTGTTCCTCGCGTCCGGCTACTCCTCGTACATGACGGGCGAGACCGTCTCCGTCAGCAGCCAGCACGCCTAG
- a CDS encoding TetR/AcrR family transcriptional regulator, with amino-acid sequence MPTKKKPQVTAAPARRRELLDTAAEVFAEQGYNATTVRKIADHAGMLAGSLYYHFDSKESMLEEILRTFLDELWDGYDTVLGAGLGPRETLEALVTESFREIDRHRAAVAIYQKESRHLVAQERFAFLADSQRRFEKAWLSTLERGVGLQVFRADLDVRLTYRFVRDTVWVAASWYRPGGQHSPEEIARQYLSMVLDGIAVRT; translated from the coding sequence GTGCCGACCAAGAAGAAGCCCCAGGTGACCGCCGCGCCCGCCCGGCGCCGCGAACTCCTCGACACCGCCGCCGAGGTCTTCGCCGAGCAGGGCTACAACGCCACCACCGTCCGAAAGATCGCCGACCACGCCGGCATGCTCGCCGGCAGCCTCTACTACCACTTCGACTCCAAGGAGTCGATGCTCGAGGAGATCCTGCGCACCTTCCTCGACGAGCTGTGGGACGGCTACGACACCGTCCTCGGCGCCGGCCTCGGCCCCCGCGAGACGCTGGAGGCCCTGGTCACCGAGTCGTTCCGGGAGATCGACCGGCACCGCGCCGCCGTCGCGATCTACCAGAAGGAGAGCCGGCACCTGGTCGCGCAGGAGCGGTTCGCGTTCCTCGCCGACTCCCAGCGCCGGTTCGAGAAGGCATGGCTGTCCACGCTGGAACGCGGGGTCGGGCTCCAGGTCTTCCGCGCCGACCTCGACGTCCGCCTCACCTACCGGTTCGTCCGCGACACCGTCTGGGTCGCCGCGTCCTGGTACCGGCCCGGCGGACAGCACAGCCCGGAGGAGATCGCCCGACAGTACCTGTCGATGGTGCTGGACGGGATCGCCGTACGCACATAA
- a CDS encoding acetyl-CoA C-acetyltransferase, whose protein sequence is MAEAYVVEAVRTPVGRRGGGLSGVHPADLGAHVLKELVARALVDPAAVEDVVFGCLDAVGPQAGDIARTCWLAAGLPEEVPGVTVDRQCGSSQQAVHFAAQAVLSGTQDLVVAGGVQNMSQIPIAFATRQAAEPLGFTQGPFAGSEGWRARYGDRPVNQFAGAEMIAAKWGISRLDQEEFALRSHRRAIRAIDEGRFARETVAHGDVTADEGPRRDTTLEKMAALKPVIGGGTVTAACSSQVSDGAAALLLASERAVREHGLTPRARVHHLSVRGEDPIRMLTAPIPATAYALKKTGLTIDDIDLVEINEAFAPVVLAWLKETGADPEKVNVNGGAIALGHPLGATGAKLMTTLLHELERTGGRYGLQTMCEGGGQANVTIIERL, encoded by the coding sequence ATGGCAGAGGCCTATGTCGTCGAAGCGGTCCGTACGCCCGTCGGGCGGCGCGGGGGAGGACTGAGCGGGGTCCACCCGGCCGATCTGGGCGCGCACGTGCTCAAGGAACTGGTCGCCCGCGCCTTGGTCGACCCGGCGGCCGTGGAGGACGTCGTCTTCGGCTGCCTGGACGCCGTCGGGCCGCAGGCCGGGGACATCGCCCGCACCTGCTGGCTCGCCGCGGGGCTGCCCGAGGAGGTGCCGGGGGTGACCGTGGACCGCCAGTGCGGCTCCTCCCAGCAGGCCGTCCACTTCGCCGCCCAGGCCGTGCTCTCCGGCACCCAGGACCTCGTCGTCGCGGGCGGCGTGCAGAACATGTCGCAGATCCCCATCGCCTTCGCCACCCGCCAGGCCGCCGAACCGCTCGGTTTCACCCAGGGCCCCTTCGCGGGCAGCGAGGGCTGGCGCGCCCGCTACGGCGACCGGCCCGTCAACCAGTTCGCCGGCGCCGAGATGATCGCCGCGAAATGGGGCATCAGCCGCCTCGACCAGGAGGAGTTCGCGCTGCGCTCCCACCGGCGGGCGATCCGCGCGATCGACGAGGGCCGCTTCGCGCGGGAGACCGTCGCCCACGGTGACGTGACGGCCGACGAAGGGCCGCGCCGCGACACCACCCTGGAGAAGATGGCCGCCCTCAAGCCCGTCATCGGCGGCGGGACCGTCACCGCCGCCTGCTCCTCCCAGGTCTCCGACGGCGCCGCCGCCCTGCTCCTCGCCTCCGAGCGCGCGGTCCGCGAACACGGGCTCACCCCCCGCGCGCGCGTGCACCACCTCTCCGTACGAGGCGAGGACCCCATCCGCATGCTGACCGCGCCCATCCCGGCGACGGCGTACGCGCTGAAGAAGACCGGGCTGACCATCGACGACATCGACCTCGTCGAGATCAACGAGGCCTTCGCACCGGTCGTCCTCGCCTGGCTGAAGGAGACCGGCGCCGACCCGGAGAAGGTCAACGTCAACGGCGGCGCCATCGCCCTCGGCCATCCGCTCGGCGCGACCGGCGCCAAGCTGATGACGACCCTCCTGCACGAACTGGAGCGCACGGGCGGCCGCTACGGCCTGCAAACCATGTGCGAGGGCGGCGGCCAGGCGAACGTGACGATCATCGAGAGGCTGTGA
- a CDS encoding NAD(P)H-dependent flavin oxidoreductase: protein MDTALTRLVGVRHPVVQTGMGWVAGPRLVSAVANAGALGVLGSATMTVDGLREAVREVKSRTDAPFGVNLRADAGDAGDRVRIIVDEGVRVASFALAPSRELIAELKEAGVVVIPSVGARRHAEKVAAWGADAVVVQGGEGGGHTGEVATTVLLPQVVDAVDVPVVAAGGFFDGRGLVAALAYGAAGVAMGTRFLLTRDSTVPDPVKARYLAATVRDVTVTRAVDGLPHRMLRTDLVDSLERASRTRRLLHAIRRAAAFRTLSGLSWPGMVRDGLALKHGKELSWSQVLLAANTPMLLKSAMVDGRTDLGVMASGQVAGVIDDLPSCADLVDRIMKEAETVRERLTASR from the coding sequence ATGGACACGGCGCTGACGCGGCTGGTCGGGGTGCGGCATCCGGTGGTGCAGACGGGGATGGGCTGGGTGGCCGGCCCCCGGCTGGTGTCGGCGGTGGCGAACGCGGGCGCGCTGGGTGTGCTGGGCTCGGCGACGATGACCGTGGACGGGCTGCGGGAGGCGGTACGGGAGGTCAAGTCCCGTACGGACGCGCCGTTCGGGGTGAATCTGCGGGCGGACGCGGGGGACGCGGGCGACCGGGTGCGGATCATCGTCGACGAGGGGGTGCGGGTGGCGTCCTTCGCGCTGGCGCCGTCCCGGGAGCTGATCGCCGAGCTGAAGGAGGCCGGGGTCGTCGTGATCCCCTCCGTGGGGGCGCGCCGGCATGCCGAGAAGGTCGCGGCGTGGGGTGCGGACGCGGTGGTGGTGCAGGGCGGGGAGGGCGGCGGGCACACCGGCGAGGTGGCGACGACCGTGCTGCTGCCGCAGGTGGTGGACGCGGTGGACGTCCCGGTCGTGGCGGCGGGCGGCTTCTTCGACGGGCGGGGCCTGGTCGCGGCGCTGGCGTACGGGGCGGCGGGGGTGGCGATGGGCACGCGGTTCCTGCTGACGAGGGACTCGACCGTGCCGGACCCGGTGAAGGCCCGCTATCTGGCGGCGACGGTCCGGGACGTCACGGTGACCCGCGCGGTGGACGGCCTGCCGCACCGCATGCTGCGGACGGATCTGGTCGACTCCCTGGAGCGCGCCAGCCGTACGCGCCGTCTGCTCCACGCGATCCGCCGCGCGGCGGCCTTCCGCACGCTGTCGGGGCTGTCCTGGCCGGGCATGGTCCGGGACGGCCTCGCCCTGAAACATGGCAAGGAGCTGTCCTGGAGCCAGGTCCTGCTGGCCGCCAACACCCCGATGCTCCTGAAGTCGGCGATGGTGGACGGCCGCACGGACCTCGGGGTGATGGCCTCGGGGCAGGTCGCCGGTGTGATCGACGACCTGCCGTCGTGCGCGGATCTGGTGGACCGGATCATGAAGGAGGCCGAGACGGTCAGGGAGCGGCTCACAGCCTCTCGATGA
- a CDS encoding CoA-transferase subunit beta: MTTRAEYCVIACAEAWRDGGEILASPMGLVPSVGARLARLTFAPDLLLTDGEATVVRPDGTAEGWLPYRKHLELVTGGRRHVMMGASQIDRYGNQNISCIGDWARPARQLLGVRGAPVNTLNNPTSYWVPRHSRRVFVERVDMVCGVGHDRAAGARHHRIPRVVSDLGVFDFATSDRAMRLASVHPGVSVEQVREATGFELVVPDEVPCTREPTAEELRLIREVIDPGNTRAREVPA, encoded by the coding sequence ATGACCACACGGGCCGAGTACTGCGTGATCGCCTGCGCCGAGGCGTGGCGGGACGGGGGCGAGATCCTGGCGAGCCCGATGGGCCTGGTCCCCTCGGTGGGGGCCCGGCTGGCCCGGCTCACCTTCGCGCCGGACCTGCTGCTCACCGACGGCGAGGCGACGGTCGTCCGCCCGGACGGCACCGCCGAGGGCTGGCTGCCGTACCGGAAACATCTGGAGCTGGTCACGGGCGGGCGGCGGCACGTGATGATGGGCGCGAGCCAGATCGACCGGTACGGCAACCAGAACATCTCCTGCATCGGCGACTGGGCGAGGCCCGCGCGCCAGCTTCTGGGGGTGCGCGGGGCTCCGGTCAACACGCTGAACAACCCGACCAGTTACTGGGTCCCCCGGCACTCCCGGCGGGTGTTCGTCGAGCGGGTCGACATGGTGTGCGGAGTCGGCCACGACCGGGCGGCCGGCGCCCGTCACCACCGGATCCCCCGGGTCGTCTCCGACCTCGGTGTCTTCGACTTCGCCACATCGGACCGCGCGATGCGGCTGGCCTCGGTGCATCCGGGGGTGAGTGTGGAGCAGGTCCGGGAGGCGACGGGGTTCGAGCTGGTCGTCCCGGACGAGGTGCCGTGCACCCGGGAGCCGACGGCCGAGGAGCTGCGGCTGATCCGTGAGGTGATCGATCCGGGGAACACCCGCGCGCGGGAGGTGCCGGCCTGA
- a CDS encoding CoA transferase subunit A encodes MTDKTMTAEEAVSRLESGMTLGIGGWGSRRKPMALVRALLRSGVTDLTVVSYGGPDVGMLAAAGRIRRLVAAFATLDSIPLEPHYRAARERGAFELTEVDEAMFMWGLRAAANRLPFLPVRAGLGSDVMRVNPGLRTVTSPYEDGETFVAMPALRLDAALVHVNRADRLGNGQYLGPDPYFDDLFCAAADTAYVSCERIVDTAELTKEAGPQSLLVGRHVVTGVVEAPGGAHFTSCAPDYGRDEAFQKRYATTPWPEFAARYLAGDEQAYRAAVGEDS; translated from the coding sequence GTGACCGACAAGACGATGACGGCCGAGGAGGCCGTCTCCCGGCTGGAGAGCGGCATGACCCTCGGCATCGGCGGCTGGGGCTCGCGCCGCAAGCCGATGGCCCTGGTCCGGGCCCTGCTGCGGTCCGGGGTCACCGACCTGACCGTGGTGTCGTACGGCGGCCCGGACGTCGGGATGCTGGCGGCGGCCGGGCGGATCCGCAGGCTGGTCGCGGCCTTCGCCACCCTCGACTCCATCCCGCTCGAACCGCACTACCGGGCGGCCCGTGAGCGCGGGGCGTTCGAGCTGACGGAGGTCGACGAGGCGATGTTCATGTGGGGGCTGCGCGCCGCCGCGAACCGGCTGCCGTTCCTGCCGGTGCGGGCGGGGCTCGGCTCGGACGTCATGCGGGTCAACCCGGGCCTCAGGACGGTGACGTCGCCGTACGAGGACGGGGAGACGTTCGTCGCGATGCCGGCCCTGCGGCTGGACGCGGCGCTGGTGCACGTCAACCGGGCCGACCGGCTGGGCAACGGGCAGTATCTGGGCCCCGACCCGTACTTCGACGACCTCTTCTGCGCGGCGGCGGACACGGCGTACGTGTCGTGCGAACGGATCGTCGACACGGCCGAGCTGACGAAGGAGGCGGGGCCGCAGAGCCTGCTCGTCGGGCGCCATGTGGTGACAGGGGTGGTGGAGGCGCCGGGCGGGGCGCACTTCACGTCCTGCGCCCCCGACTACGGGCGGGACGAGGCGTTCCAGAAGCGGTACGCGACCACGCCGTGGCCGGAGTTCGCGGCGCGCTATCTGGCGGGCGACGAGCAGGCGTACCGGGCGGCGGTCGGGGAGGACTCATGA
- a CDS encoding enoyl-CoA hydratase family protein produces the protein MGVSTSSPEKGISVVGVDVPPVNALPVSGWFALADAVRAAGRDPGTRCVVLTAGGRGFNAGVDIKELQTQGPSALVGANRGCFEAFAAVYECEVPVVAAVHGFCLGGGVGLVGNADLVVASEDAVFGLPELDRGALGAATHLARLVPQHLMRALYFTARTVTAAELHTHGSVWRVVPRERLLGAALEVAREIAAKDGELLRLAKAALNGIDPVDVRRSYRFEQGFTFEASVSGVADRVRDTFGNAGHTGDAGNGRTEAGG, from the coding sequence ATGGGTGTCTCCACCTCGTCCCCCGAAAAGGGGATTTCCGTTGTCGGAGTCGACGTCCCGCCGGTCAACGCCCTGCCGGTGAGCGGCTGGTTCGCGCTGGCCGACGCCGTGCGCGCGGCCGGGCGGGACCCGGGGACCCGCTGTGTGGTGCTGACCGCCGGGGGGCGGGGTTTCAACGCGGGCGTGGACATCAAGGAGCTGCAGACGCAGGGGCCGAGCGCCCTCGTCGGCGCCAACCGCGGCTGCTTCGAGGCGTTCGCGGCGGTGTACGAGTGCGAGGTCCCGGTGGTCGCGGCGGTGCACGGCTTCTGTCTGGGCGGCGGCGTCGGACTCGTCGGCAACGCCGACCTGGTCGTGGCGAGCGAGGACGCCGTGTTCGGGCTGCCCGAGCTGGACCGGGGCGCGCTGGGCGCGGCGACCCATCTGGCCCGGCTGGTCCCCCAGCACCTGATGCGCGCCCTGTACTTCACCGCGCGCACGGTGACGGCGGCCGAGCTGCACACGCACGGCTCGGTGTGGCGGGTGGTCCCGCGCGAGCGGCTGCTCGGGGCCGCGCTGGAGGTGGCGCGGGAGATCGCCGCCAAGGACGGGGAGCTGCTGCGGCTGGCGAAGGCGGCCCTCAACGGCATCGACCCGGTCGACGTGCGCCGCAGCTACCGCTTCGAGCAGGGCTTCACCTTCGAGGCGAGCGTCTCGGGGGTGGCCGACCGGGTGCGCGACACGTTCGGGAACGCCGGGCACACAGGCGACGCGGGGAACGGGCGGACGGAGGCGGGCGGGTGA
- a CDS encoding SDR family oxidoreductase produces the protein MTALCEGRVVVVTGAGRGLGRAHALAFAAEGARVVVNDLGVGLDGAPGPGSPAGRVVAEIRAAGGEAVAHGGDIATSEGAASLVATALETYGRLDTLVNNAGFLRDRMLVNLDEDDFDAVLRVHLKGHFLPLRHASAYWRAEAKAGRTPVARIVNTSSGAGLLGSVGQGNYSAAKAGIVGLTLVAAAELARYGVQVNAIAPAARTRMTERTFAETMTAPESGFDAMAPENVSPLVVWLGSAASAGVTGRVFEAEAGRITVMEGWRPGPTADKGARWSPAEAGEAVQKLLAAAEPPGAVYGA, from the coding sequence ATGACAGCACTCTGTGAGGGGCGGGTGGTCGTCGTCACCGGCGCCGGGCGGGGCCTCGGGCGGGCGCACGCGCTCGCCTTCGCGGCCGAGGGCGCGCGGGTCGTCGTCAACGACCTGGGCGTCGGACTGGACGGCGCGCCGGGCCCCGGCAGCCCGGCCGGCCGGGTCGTGGCGGAGATCCGCGCGGCGGGCGGCGAGGCCGTCGCCCACGGCGGTGACATCGCCACGTCCGAGGGCGCCGCCTCCCTCGTCGCCACCGCCCTGGAGACCTACGGCCGGCTCGACACCCTCGTCAACAACGCGGGCTTCCTGCGCGACCGGATGCTGGTCAACCTCGACGAGGACGACTTCGACGCCGTCCTGCGCGTCCACCTCAAGGGGCACTTCCTGCCGCTCAGGCACGCCAGCGCGTACTGGCGCGCCGAGGCCAAGGCGGGACGCACACCGGTCGCCCGGATCGTCAACACGAGCAGCGGGGCGGGCCTGCTGGGCTCGGTCGGGCAGGGCAACTACAGCGCCGCGAAGGCCGGGATCGTCGGCCTGACGCTGGTCGCCGCCGCCGAACTCGCCCGCTACGGCGTCCAGGTCAACGCGATCGCGCCCGCCGCCCGCACCCGGATGACGGAACGGACGTTCGCCGAGACCATGACTGCCCCGGAGTCCGGCTTCGACGCCATGGCCCCGGAGAACGTCTCACCGCTCGTCGTCTGGCTGGGTTCCGCCGCGAGCGCGGGCGTCACCGGCCGGGTCTTCGAGGCGGAGGCCGGCCGGATCACCGTGATGGAGGGCTGGCGGCCGGGCCCCACCGCCGACAAGGGCGCGCGCTGGAGCCCGGCGGAGGCGGGAGAGGCCGTACAGAAGCTGCTGGCCGCGGCCGAACCGCCCGGCGCCGTGTACGGGGCGTAA